The Bombina bombina isolate aBomBom1 chromosome 9, aBomBom1.pri, whole genome shotgun sequence sequence CCCCCCATCCCTGGTTAGAGGTATTATAAAATCACAATTTATCAGGGCGATAAGGAATAATTCtagaagagagaagggggagtcacaAGTGCAAGAGATACAAAGTAGATTCATGAAGAGGGGATACTCACCAACTGTTCTGAACACAGTGAAGAAACAAGTTAAAGATGTCACACAAGAGACACTATTGCGAAAGAAAATAAGACCGCAAAACACAGAGAACAACATCATCTTTACCACTACTTTTGCACCCAACACGTCCAAGGTTGGACAATCCATGAAagaacactggcacatcctacTCTTGGATCCTAAGTTAAAATTTGCCAAGAACACTAACCCCATAGTAGGCTACAGATGCAATATGAACCTCGGGGACCTTCTGGTCATTTCAGATCCCATAAAGTGTTACTCAGATGATGATACTAGGGTAACACGGAAGGGTTGCTTCCGGTGCCCTAATTGCACCACCTGCAATGGAATGATAGCTACAACAAAAATTTAACCATCCACATGGTAATCGGAAGTTCACCATCAATCACTCCATAACGTGCACAACTACCCACGTTGTCTATATATTGATATGCCCATGTGGTTTGCACTATATTGGGAAGACCCAGGGGATGATCagagaaagaatggccaaccatcgaaTGGCTATAAGGCAGGCCATTAAGAAAGGAGAATCCGACCAACCGGTGACACGCCACTGGTTGGTGGCCAAACATCCTGTATCTTCAATCAAAGTGATTCTCATTGATCATATCCCTAAATTATCATGAGGTGGAGACAGAAATAAGCTGCTTCTCAAAAGGGAGGCGGAATGGATGTACAGGCTTGATACCATAAATCCCAAGGGACTGAACTGTGTGCCTGATTTTGGTGCTTTAACATAATAGATCCTTGTAATGGGTCACTATTGGGATGGGGCACTGTatggttgtggatggggactgACTGGTGGTGCTCTTCTCGCCTTTGGACGAGGGATGCACCAACAGCCATTGTCTATGGTATGTGTGGACGATGACGCAGATAATTTGCGCTATTGCCACGGTACCCCCTAGACCAGTATTTAGTTCCCCACCCTTGTAGGTGACTCTCACACATGACAGTGAAATGGCATTACAAGGTATGCACAGTTGCTAATAAAAATTGCCATAATGATGGATGTTAATGTGACATATTGATTACTATCTGTAACAAAGAATGATGTATATACATAGACATGCACAAAAAAAACCCTTGTAAGAAGTAGTATATACGTTGATTAAGAGTTGTGACCCTGCTGCCGATCCTCTGAGCATTCACTTACTGTTGTATTGTCCATTTTTTTCTGACATGTAAAAATGGTTGACCATGTAATGTTTGTTGGTATATTCTTACTGGCTGTTCTAATTGTCGTCTGACATCGCTATGGTTTAGGCTTATTTGTTATGTAAACACAGACACCGTATTGCAGTtgtgatattgtaaatatttgtcacggaagtgacgtcacgatggTAGAGTTCCGGTGCAACCCCAACCGCAAGTGACGTAACTTCCGGTATAAGTAAACGCATATAGTGAAGTATTGCACACACTATGCGTCATATTAGAAATATATGGAATGAGGTACATTGTAAATTGTGCTCTAACATACAATGTAGAACTAGGTTTATTAATGGTGAGTTGTTTAAATACACGGGGCCACTGGAGACATAAGTGATTCCCCCCCCCActttttgttcacaattgttgtacgtataaagattgttgtaaacttccagggtcaAATTAACCCAAACCGGAAATTATGTCAGTTTGGCgccttttttgacaggaagaaggaggtacctgtttgtgtttcactctatttaagcatggttagtgtgtgttatttgtgttctgaagaaggggagttttgtccctgaaacgtcaataaatttgacaaaTTGTTTTGAAGAAAGCCCGGTTTGCCTCTGATTTTGTTGAAGCTTGCTGTATGTTCACAGAGGGACCGGGTGGTTGACctcaggagggcggattcacattttggattgctatatatatttacattacatttaCTCTTGACAAAatcacgccgagacgtgacgaaacgcgtagagacccgcCCACCCCAGAGCCctccgttcctgtgaagccgccccagctcagagtctgcagctacgagcctggaggtataagagcagaggaacgttaCACTCCAGTCAAATATTTACACCTAGTTGGTCACCCTCCTTGCCTCATTCCTTAGCGCTAAAGTGTAGgcatatttattgttgttattgttggTGCCGTCTCATGAACTTTGCTTGGGAACACTTCCCACGAACACATCTTGCCAACTTGGATTTGGTAGTACTTGGAAAATACCGGGAGGGACACGACAACTTCGTGACACAGAAGGATGCCGGTTTGAGACAATCAGGCCCATCTATCAAAGCGTCaaatatgttgcattcgcgggcgtctaTACGCTCGCTAAACTTCGGCAAACATCGCGGCTGCGAATCTTAATACGATCCTcaaatttatgaagaaaaaggttaaaaacacgcgcgtcaagtacggcgcgattagCATCGTACTGGTTTAGCGAATTTGTTGATAAATTTTGGTGTTTTAGGTCGCGAATtaccagtttctaaattttgacgACTATTTGTTATATGAAGCATTATTTTACTCTAATTATTTCAACTCTATACCTGACATCTGCACATATCTTATTTAATATAAtcagatatatctatctatatatatatatagatatatatatatatatatatatagatatatctctatatatatctatatatatatctatatctataaatatatatatatatagatatatatatatagatatatatatagatatatagatatatagatatcgatatataaatacagatatagttaaagatagatatatagataaaagtatatatatataatgagagagagagagagagagagagagatagacactgtggcccctatttatcaaaggtgttgcggacctgatccgacaatgctgatcaggtctgcaacacctcactaaatgcggagagtaatacgctctccgcatttaacattgcaccagcagctcacaagagctgctggtgcaacgccaccccctgctgaatggcggccaattggccaccagcaggggggtgtcaatcaacccaattgtacttgatcgggttgatttacggcaattcctgtccgcctgctcagagcagacggacagggttatggagcagcggtctttagaccgctgcttcataactagtgtttctggcgagtctgaagacttgccagaaacaggggcccacaagctctgttcggagcttgataaatgggcccctgtatgtctgtttgtgtgtatatatatatatttatatacctgttaTGTCCAATTACTAAATTGTTTGATATGTTCATCaacattgtaatatttttaataaatcaacattgtTCTTCATATCTCATTATGTATTCATATGAATCATTTTTGATTGATGAAATATATTATCGATTGtatcaataatatattaaaaacatgtaatgtGAATTATTACTCAAttgagttttatatttaaaaaaaatgtcatttcatatgttaaagggacatcaaactgatATATGTAATTTCATTTTGCCGATAGACAAAACCTTTTCAAGCAGCATTAAtcattttcacttctattatccctcagatatttttattttataaaataacaatgcacatgtgcaagccaatcacataaggcatccatATGTAGACATAATTGAGCAGCTATATGGTTTTGAAAAATATGTTTGACATCAAAGGATAGATATAAATTTATAACCAAATAATAATctaccacattgcatgctatttatagatgattaaacatatattttatgttcatgtccctttaagataatccttAAAATAATGGAGTGACAcatgatattataaatataaatttttaattattcataAAATGATTGttgtaaaacaaagaaaaatatatacaatgaattTCTTAAAGATTTTGAAGTGAATGCTCTAGTACTCTTGCAGCCTCTACAAAATTTCGCAGTGCCTGACGAAGGTCCCTGAATTGTGTAACTGAGGGCTCTGTTTGTGTCCCTATTTCAACcgctgtaataaaaacacaaaattagttttgttacaacaattcactttccagatataagtaaaaaaacatcatatgaaatcttcctactttcttttttttccaccTCATCCTCTGCTGTGGCTGCATATTCAGTGCCACTGTCTGTTTCAGCTGTCCGAGAATcgcaaaaaatatattgttattgaTCTTGAATATGCGTCAAGGGGCCTACATTATACTCCACATTGTTTACAAAATATACAATATAGGGTCTacaaattcaaaataaatatagcaGTGAAATAATATATGATAAATGCTTATGCTTACATTCACTTTCCGCCTCCTCCTCTTGTCTCTCCTCCGGACTTAGGGCTGATGTAGCATATGCATCACTGTCATCTGTTGGAGAAGAAACACAACCCCCCCAGAAAAATCATTGTTATGGATGCAGAATTgttgtcaaggcctagattatcccccacattgttctagaaagcaaaaagatacaagtgtctgcagattatttccaaatcaatgtggaattttaacaaaagagaacatgatagattcctaccttcattttcaggctcatcttcctcctcTGCCGTCACCAGTGTAGGACAGGCTTCTGAGGAAATCTCCTCCTCGGATGATGAGGATgattcatcactttcatctgttggagaagaaacacaaccccccccgaaaaatcattgttatggatgcagaattgttgtcaaggcctagattatcccccacattgttctagaaagcaaaaagatacaagtgtctgcagattatttccaaatcaatgtggaattttaacaaaagagaacatgatagattcctaccttcattttcaggctcatcttcctcctcTGCCGTCACCAGTGTAGGACATGCTTCTGGGGAAATCTCCTCCTCGGATGATGAGGATgattcatcactttcatctgttggagaagaaacacaacccccccgaaaaatcattgttatggatgcagaattgttgtcaaggcctagattatcccccacattgttctagaaagcaaaaagatacaagtgtctgcagattatttccaaatcaatgtggaattttaacaaaagagaacatgatagattcctaccttcattttcaggctcatcttcctcctcTGCCGTCACCAGTGTAGGACATGCTTCTGGGGAAATCTCCTCCTCGGGTGATGAGGATgattcatcactttcatctgtCCGAGAAGAAACACAAACACAAATGATTATTTGGTAGATGAATATGTTTAAAGTTATATGTTATGACCATCATTGCTGTTAGATGGTTGTGACAACCTCatgcttttaaaaaagaaatattacatATTAGCTATTCCATTCCGTTacctgctaagacctgcaataaccaCAAAGGTCACAGATGCACTTCAGCAGATAATGGGATACAGCATATTGTAACAATGTCTTGTCCTCCCTTATCACCTTTTGATGCTTAGCACTGTTCCAGTTTCTCGTGTGTAATGCTTTTCACACCAAATATTTAAGCAGTTAATTTAGCAAATCTTTTGAATTAGCAATGCCTATAAGCATTAATCATTGCGTGTGCCCTGTCTTCTCTACAGAATCATTCACATTATCAGTCACTGTACTATATGCTTGATTTTAGATAGAGGACAGTACAGATGTGATGCACATCCAAATTTTGATTCCCTATGCAAATAACGTgtgtgcctaggccataatacatccCTGAGGAATCAGCATTacgaaatttaaaatattttgatatCTCATTTTAATGTAAATAATGAGATCTTGTAACATTACCTTCATTTTCACTCATAGCTGAGGATGTCTGGGAGTCCTCATCACCCTGAGGTTGGAGCAAAGTCAGTGGCAGTGGTGGTGATGACCTGTTGCTCACTGGGCTGCTGTGGGATACCGGCAGcagatacctaggtatcctctcccTTGGCCTTGATAGGTCTGCAATTATAAAGTATTCATGTCCACATTACAACTATTCACTTTATACTACTATGTCTAATGCTCATGCAGCTTCCAAAATTGGACATTGTACACTCCAGAttaaattaataataacaacacatatatcatatatcatatatctatatattatactatattttctGAATATTTATCATAAGTAAATGATTGTTTACCATTTATGCTTTCaacaatttaaaggtacagtctatgcacaaaaataaattcatgattcagatagagcatctttttttaaacaattctacaaattactattattttatttggctattggtattcttagtttaaatgtatttcatatagataacactgtgcttgtggagATAAAGTTATCTggtagcaggcactgattggctaaactaagtctgtcaaaagaaataaaataaaggggcattttgcagaggcctagatacaagataatgacagaggttaaaagtatattatagtaactgtgttggttatgcaaaactggggaatggctaataaaggtattctctaaatcttttaaaacaataataattctgatgtagactatccctttaacagtcaaCATTTTACATGCTTTATTTTGGTGCGTCATATGTTTCGACAGAGattaaacagaaaacaaaaaaattaaaacttacatcTCCGAATGAGCGACCTCATGGCCGTATAGCGTTCTGGCTCTCTGCGTCTCAGGTCACTGAATCGTCTCAGACACTGTCGTCGCCTCCTATGTATACCTGAAACGCGTCTCATCCTGCGCATCATCTCATATATTATTTCATCCCGTCTCTCGTGCCTAATACCGCGCACACCACCGATTCTCCTCGGGAAATACCTGTTCATTCCGTAAACAAGTATAATAAGCTCCCCATCTGTGAAAATTGGTGTTCTCGACATACTTGTAAACTCACggaaacaaaaataacttttttttaaggcGACAATAAATATACTAGGTATACAGCTGTCTCATTGGttattgaaaatataaattttAGTTTCGCTTATTGATTGGAGGGACATCTGAATAATATTGTATGCAACAGCGAATCACTAAACATGATGAGCGTcatctaaatattaattttaaatgcgTCACCAATGTACGTTTTAAAAACCAATAGAAAATTATATTATCTGCGtcacaaacaaaaacagaaatagCGCATGAAAAACCTTATGGCCCCATAGGcctgttgattaaaaaaaaacatcttgtaAATTATATGATTAATGTTATTAATAGTGAACAAAATGAGAAATATCAAAAAAATACATACCTATGGGGTGTTGAAATCAGAGATCCTCCAATTTATTCGACATAAAAATGGAGACACGAATGGCGCACAAAGTATATGGATTTATATAAACTTTTGGATGATTGTTGATTGATTACATTGCTTGCAAtagcatactgattggctgatttaaatgatcACCTGGTTCATCGATTCCCAATAAATATCAAGAGAAAAGTCAATTGAATGTGTATGGTTCAGGAGATAGAATTGTCTGTTAACCATTACCTTTCAATTTGGCATAGACAATGGCATCTGCAGGGTCTGGAAAAACAAAATCAGGACGCAATATCCAATTCAATTTCCAGCAGAACCAGATTCTTGTTACTATGGTGCTGGAAAATTACGATTTTTTATTTGGTGCTAAAGCACAAAAAACAACTACCTCCAGGAAAAACGAAATATGGCGCTCAATATCAGAAAATGTATCTGCTGAGGGGAACAATGTTAAAACTGTAGATAATTGCAAAAAAAGATTCTCGGATATTAAGAGAATCTTGAAGGCAAAGATGGCCAGAGAAAAAAAGACAGCACGTCAGACAGGTGGTGGGAAGCCATATGTTGCAGAACTCTCAACATATGAAACTTTGTTAATGGAGAAATTGGGAGAAAATATGCTTCAGGGTCTAGAAGATTTTGACCACGACACTGACGCCTTAGCCGCACAAGGTACATTTATATATTTCAACGGCGTCATTTCTGACGccgaattttaaaaaatgttaatggtATAAATGTTTAATATTGGATTTCAATTATATTAATACTTAATATTGATTTTAAACCTTAATCTATTACAGCATCTACTAGTAGAGCTTCTACTGTTGCTACACAGCCGTTACCTGTGGTTGATACTGGGCTGATTGATACAGACTCCAGCCACAGTTTTTCTTCAGCTACAACACAGCCAGAcataatgtgcagcacccctgacccAGGTGTTGGACAAACAACAGGTATGTAAGTTAATGTTAACTGTTGTTTAATGTAAATCTGTAATTGTTAACTGTTTAAAGTAAATGTGTAATTGTTAATATTCAAGTTTAAATTATAATGccattttttataattgtagtgGAAGTCAGAAGGGCTATGGGGCCAGCTCCtacctcttccatctcctcctcctcctcaggtaATACAATTAATGCAACACCTGAATGTTGTAAGTGTGAAAACTTAAACAGACACTGAATGCCATAATCATTAATTTGTGTGACCCTATGAAATCacagtaaatatttattattttactttttatttaaagattGTAAGATAGCATATTGGATTTCATTCCAGAGTTttataaaacaagtaaacaatatcaaaattaaaatactttatctTGTGATGCTGCATGTaatataaagggttaataagtattaggGCACATTGAAATTTTGTCAAATATAACTGTTGAAAATAAAAGGGGCGTTCAACCATTTATATGTGAAATCATTCTAAATTTATGTATTacccaaaaataatttatatttttgattgctCAACATTATATTGCTACATGCATGTGATGCATATCTAGAAATTAtttccacagcatattaaacactgcatctcttCAGAGCAAAAGAGGTGATTGTATCCTGTgaactattacatttattaattagaAGATTGTAGAAGCACCTCAGGCTCAGGCAATGAATGTTGTTGAAAATGCTGATGAAAAgtgcttatttaaaggaacagtctacaaaacaatagttattgtttgaaaagatagataatccctttattacccattcaccagttttgcataacaaacaaagttatattaaagggacagtcaagtcccaaacaaactttcaacaactttacaattaacatTTAGCaagagatttgctttgttctcttggtattctatttgaaagcaaacctaggaaggatcATATGATTTTTATGCCCTTCAAGTCCgcctatattttatttacttttcagagCAGGGGagtgctagctcatgtaggccatatagatagcattgtgattacgctcgtggctagtggcagacactgcactaattggctaaaatacaagttaatagataataacaaagtcatgtgattaggggaggttAAAAGATGCTTATATACCATTTagtcacaaaagtaaaaagtgtattaatataacagtgctgcttttgcaaaagtgggaaatggataataaagctattttctctctttttaaaaaaaaaaaatgctggtgttgactgtgcctttaatatactttttacctctgtgattaccttgtatctaggaaccttcttccagtcccctgatcacctgaattttatgattaaatttgaatcaaatttcaaatttaattgtaagtccaatctgaataatgaaagcataatctagacaagactgtgcctttcaatacaattaatttaaaatccCTTACTTTGTATTCAAAGCATAGTTGTTAATAGTTGTAtataaaagtttttgggtttatatTACTGCATGAAATACATCCATATGCTTTCCTATTTTGTATGtaatattcttttaaagggacagtaaattatgaaagctaaagaaattaaaatagagcatgtaatgttataaacatttccattttaattttattaccaattctgctttgttctcttgatgtacttatttaaaagataaacattcatttgaactgtgttggttatgcaaaaccgaatgtttaataaagggattatgtattttttttttttttaaaaaaacattgttggatgtccctttaaaggtgcatgtaatacaaacatttttatagcatttttgcAATGCAGATTAAAATGTACAAAACCATGAAAAGTTCATTATATGACTGTTTTATTGAGGGCATATGTATTTTTCCATTAAATAATAATGTACATGTGTGATCTAGCTGCACGaggcatattattttttaaatttaatattttaataattttttatttttaattccaaaaataatatatttaaataaaaaaaaaaaaaacacaaatatattatGATTGGTGTGTTAAATGTCAACTgcaatgtattattattagttgAATGGAAAAGGAGTGCAATCCTTGCAGATGGCTGTGACTTATATTAATGAAATTTACAGATGAATCTGTGCAGGCAACAACCATAATATATCTAACCCAAGTGTTGAATATGTGCTTATTTATCATTACTAAGAAATGAGATTACAAGAGAACAAAtcgatattaaaaatattattgtttatcaaTGTGTATTAAAAAGAGAATACATTGCACATTCATGCTACTTTAATTTTGATtataatattagtttatatttacAATAGGTACCGAACGGTGTCATCAGCTGTCGGAGGAGCTTACAATTGTG is a genomic window containing:
- the LOC128639569 gene encoding uncharacterized protein LOC128639569; the encoded protein is MSRTPIFTDGELIILVYGMNRYFPRRIGGVRGIRHERRDEIIYEMMRRMRRVSGIHRRRRQCLRRFSDLRRREPERYTAMRSLIRRYLSRPRERIPRYLLPVSHSSPVSNRSSPPLPLTLLQPQGDEDSQTSSAMSENEDESDESSSSSEEEISPEACPTLVTAEEEDEPENEDDSDAYATSALSPEERQEEEAESESETDSGTEYAATAEDEVEKKETVEIGTQTEPSVTQFRDLRQALRNFVEAARVLEHSLQNL